A genomic stretch from Chitinophagaceae bacterium includes:
- a CDS encoding OmpA family protein, whose protein sequence is MKSKLIIKQQQMNLFSYIQIKKLTGRIILSCFVSAFCLQSQGQIDQRLVKADQYFAAGDYYTAAHLYEQFLTPKPNQKTYANFPLNAKRNTQVGGMGKGVTKNDILYRQAESYRLANYWPQAASAYKKATEAEPSKYAAGLYWYAICQRSLGKYADAEESLNRFLSNVTANDPLKPAAEKELHTLTYIRTQLARPDTVMYHVQKLTLSTGADKGVYAPVHVSGDQFLITSTETDTVMKEGVSPYRNRLYTTTLSNGTFQNTEVLSIEGTETAINQGAATINPANGSVYFTQWKNINGQIISSLYYATKTGKGLSAPVLLGSVSSNGHSSKQPFITSDGKYLFFASDRPGGAGKFDIWYAPINADGTTGDAVNAGATINTAADELAPFYHNTSNTLVFSSNGKQGMGGYDLFMSKGSENGWKTAENMGHPVNSVRDDIYFYAPENQLLLSNAIFSSDRGSSCCLETYTVAKTPKKKIIKGIVRDLKDNQPVEGATVVWKDASGKTGTIVTGTDGTYQFELDGNVEKEITVTKELYKEKSAGITVTGTDESDLFTDKLSNTEIFIEKKLVIKVENVVTVYFDFDMSNLKTAAVEKLDSIYNVLVEHPTATIQISGYTDGLGSVEYNAVLSDKRARACADYLIAKGIDTGRITFESFGACCPIEMELLNGRDNAEGRSKNRRALINVMKE, encoded by the coding sequence ATGAAATCCAAACTTATTATAAAGCAGCAACAGATGAATCTGTTCTCATACATACAAATAAAGAAATTAACGGGCAGAATTATCCTGTCATGTTTTGTTTCTGCATTCTGTTTACAATCGCAGGGGCAGATCGATCAGCGCCTGGTAAAAGCCGATCAGTATTTTGCTGCCGGTGATTACTATACTGCAGCACATTTGTATGAGCAGTTTCTTACTCCCAAGCCAAATCAAAAAACCTATGCGAATTTTCCACTCAATGCCAAACGAAATACACAGGTTGGTGGCATGGGAAAAGGTGTAACAAAAAATGATATTCTCTACAGGCAGGCTGAAAGTTACCGTCTTGCCAATTACTGGCCACAGGCAGCAAGCGCTTATAAAAAAGCAACTGAGGCAGAACCATCGAAATATGCTGCGGGTTTATATTGGTACGCAATATGCCAGCGCAGTCTTGGTAAGTATGCTGATGCAGAAGAAAGTTTAAATCGTTTTCTCAGCAATGTAACAGCAAACGATCCGTTGAAACCGGCAGCAGAAAAAGAATTACATACGCTTACTTATATCAGAACACAATTAGCAAGGCCTGATACGGTAATGTATCATGTGCAGAAACTTACACTTTCAACAGGAGCAGATAAAGGAGTATACGCACCTGTGCATGTAAGCGGCGATCAGTTTTTGATCACCAGTACTGAAACAGATACTGTAATGAAAGAAGGAGTTAGTCCTTACCGAAACAGATTGTATACAACAACACTGTCAAACGGAACATTCCAGAATACAGAAGTACTCAGCATTGAAGGAACCGAAACAGCCATTAACCAGGGAGCAGCAACAATTAATCCTGCAAACGGTTCTGTTTATTTTACTCAATGGAAGAATATAAACGGACAAATCATTTCTTCTCTTTACTATGCAACTAAAACAGGAAAAGGATTAAGTGCGCCTGTATTACTTGGTTCAGTAAGCAGCAATGGGCACAGCAGCAAACAGCCTTTTATTACGAGTGATGGGAAATATTTATTCTTTGCATCCGACAGGCCTGGCGGAGCAGGAAAATTTGATATCTGGTATGCACCCATCAATGCAGATGGAACAACAGGGGATGCTGTGAATGCAGGAGCAACGATTAATACTGCTGCTGATGAACTTGCACCATTTTATCATAACACAAGTAATACCCTCGTGTTTTCTTCCAATGGAAAACAGGGCATGGGTGGTTATGATCTTTTCATGTCGAAAGGATCGGAAAACGGATGGAAAACAGCAGAGAACATGGGGCATCCTGTGAATTCCGTAAGAGATGATATTTATTTCTATGCACCGGAAAATCAATTGCTGTTAAGTAATGCCATCTTCAGTTCAGATCGTGGATCTTCCTGCTGCCTTGAAACATACACAGTAGCCAAAACACCCAAGAAAAAAATCATCAAAGGAATTGTGCGTGATTTAAAAGATAATCAACCTGTAGAAGGCGCAACCGTTGTGTGGAAAGATGCTTCAGGAAAAACAGGAACCATTGTTACAGGAACTGATGGTACTTACCAGTTTGAACTGGATGGTAATGTGGAGAAAGAGATTACTGTTACAAAAGAATTATACAAGGAAAAATCTGCAGGTATTACTGTAACAGGAACTGATGAATCAGACCTGTTTACAGATAAGCTCAGCAATACAGAGATCTTTATTGAAAAGAAACTGGTGATTAAAGTTGAAAATGTAGTGACTGTTTATTTTGATTTTGATATGAGTAACCTGAAAACAGCAGCAGTTGAAAAACTGGATTCTATTTACAACGTACTGGTTGAACATCCAACAGCTACGATTCAGATCTCCGGTTACACGGATGGATTGGGTTCAGTGGAATACAATGCAGTGCTGAGTGATAAAAGGGCAAGAGCATGCGCAGATTACCTGATTGCAAAAGGAATTGATACAGGACGAATTACGTTTGAATCGTTTGGCGCCTGCTGCCCGATTGAAATGGAACTGCTTAATGGCAGGGATAATGCTGAAGGAAGAAGTAAGAACAGAAGGGCGTTGATTAATGTAATGAAAGAGTAA
- a CDS encoding HAD family hydrolase, giving the protein MKKKAIILDLDNTIYSVPSIGNKLFASLFLMIEESGEHTAEIAAIKDEIMRKPFQLVAAQHQFSEVLTKKGVDLLLNLTYEVPIEPFSDYFFTKQLTCDKFLVTTGFLKLQQSKIKGMGIEQDFKEIHIVDPATSHKTKKDVFAEIIYRNAYQLAEVIVVGDDLYSEIKAAKELGIDTVLYDKFNLHEGNSSQRRITDFKELIEFVN; this is encoded by the coding sequence ATGAAAAAGAAAGCAATCATACTTGATCTTGATAATACCATTTATTCAGTTCCTTCAATTGGCAATAAATTGTTTGCATCCTTATTTCTGATGATAGAAGAAAGCGGTGAACATACAGCTGAAATTGCAGCAATAAAAGATGAGATTATGCGGAAACCTTTCCAGCTGGTAGCGGCACAGCATCAGTTCAGTGAAGTGTTGACAAAGAAAGGAGTTGATCTGCTGCTGAATCTTACCTACGAAGTACCAATTGAACCTTTCAGTGATTATTTCTTCACGAAACAATTAACCTGCGATAAATTTTTAGTGACAACCGGTTTTTTAAAACTGCAGCAGAGCAAGATCAAAGGAATGGGAATAGAGCAGGATTTTAAGGAGATTCATATTGTTGATCCGGCCACATCACACAAAACAAAGAAAGATGTATTTGCGGAGATCATTTACAGAAATGCGTATCAGCTTGCAGAAGTAATTGTAGTAGGCGATGATCTGTATTCAGAAATTAAAGCGGCAAAGGAGTTGGGAATAGATACAGTGTTGTATGATAAATTCAATCTGCATGAAGGTAACAGCTCACAACGCAGGATTACAGACTTTAAAGAGCTGATTGAGTTTGTTAATTAA
- a CDS encoding MFS transporter, producing the protein MLSKIFNSYKQSYTGLSKQTWLLSWIMLVNRSGTMVIPFLSLYLTSPAMGYSLSQAGFVFGLFGAGAFTGAYIGGRLTDKIGFYKIQLITLIGGGLLFMVLGQMKSYPLICIFTFILSFVNEAFRPANSTAIAFYSKEENRTRSYSLNRLAINLGWAIGSGLGGLIAHVNYELLFWIDGITNLAAAFLLYRLLKPPAKEIKKETVAAVSIKVLSAYKDKVYLWFIVCSFLFASGFFQLFTNLSVYFKKERDFSEPYIGFLMAVNGLFIVFTEMALIYRLEKRKTPLLFVVFGVFLTGVSYLLLNFFNINHLMAMVIILIITVAEMLAMPFMNTFWIERSNHSNRGQYAALYTMAWSAAQTFGPMFGARIADKSGFTVLWWVVGGVCMLSVLGFNMLRKKQTPRQPEELNEEEKIMEDEVAAAQDMAG; encoded by the coding sequence ATGCTTTCAAAAATATTCAATTCTTATAAACAGTCTTATACCGGTTTGTCGAAACAAACCTGGTTATTATCATGGATCATGCTGGTGAACAGGAGCGGAACCATGGTGATACCGTTCCTGAGTTTATATCTCACCAGTCCGGCCATGGGTTATTCACTCAGTCAGGCAGGTTTTGTGTTTGGATTGTTTGGTGCAGGTGCTTTTACCGGGGCATATATTGGCGGAAGGCTGACTGATAAAATTGGTTTTTATAAAATCCAGCTCATCACACTGATTGGTGGCGGTTTGTTATTCATGGTACTGGGGCAAATGAAAAGCTATCCGCTCATCTGCATCTTTACATTCATCCTGAGTTTTGTAAATGAAGCTTTCCGTCCTGCCAACTCAACCGCCATTGCTTTTTACAGCAAGGAAGAAAACAGAACAAGATCTTATTCACTCAACAGGCTGGCTATTAATTTAGGCTGGGCCATCGGCAGCGGCCTGGGCGGATTGATTGCACATGTCAATTATGAGTTGCTGTTCTGGATTGATGGCATCACTAATCTTGCAGCAGCATTCCTACTTTACCGTTTGCTGAAACCACCTGCAAAGGAAATAAAAAAAGAAACAGTTGCAGCAGTAAGTATAAAAGTTCTTTCTGCTTACAAAGACAAAGTTTACTTGTGGTTTATTGTCTGTTCATTTTTATTTGCCTCCGGTTTCTTTCAACTGTTTACCAATCTGTCGGTTTACTTTAAAAAGGAACGGGATTTTTCTGAGCCGTATATCGGATTTCTCATGGCAGTAAACGGGTTGTTCATCGTGTTCACTGAAATGGCGCTGATCTATCGTTTGGAAAAAAGAAAAACGCCATTGCTATTTGTTGTGTTCGGTGTATTCCTTACAGGCGTTTCTTACCTGTTGCTGAATTTTTTCAATATCAATCATCTCATGGCCATGGTTATTATATTGATCATTACTGTTGCAGAAATGCTGGCCATGCCTTTTATGAATACTTTTTGGATTGAACGGAGTAATCACAGTAACCGTGGACAATATGCTGCTTTATATACAATGGCCTGGTCGGCTGCACAGACATTTGGTCCCATGTTCGGTGCAAGAATTGCAGATAAATCGGGCTTTACTGTTTTATGGTGGGTAGTTGGCGGAGTATGTATGCTTTCTGTTCTTGGTTTTAATATGCTGCGTAAAAAGCAAACACCTCGTCAACCCGAAGAACTAAATGAAGAGGAAAAAATTATGGAAGATGAAGTAGCCGCTGCGCAGGATATGGCAGGGTGA
- a CDS encoding ORF6N domain-containing protein codes for MAKKELQLLVAEQKILNRIYVVRGEKVMLDRDLAEMFGVDTKVFNQSVKRNLERFPKDFMFALNEKEWKNLRSQFVTSSWGGVRYKPNVFTEQGVAMLSGILSSKTAIEVNIRIIRVFTRLREYALTHKEILLQLAKLEKEVKGNSKDIENIFMVLKELVEKQIKPAVPRQKIGFKQNE; via the coding sequence ATGGCAAAGAAAGAATTACAATTGCTGGTTGCTGAGCAAAAAATTCTCAACAGAATTTATGTTGTAAGGGGTGAAAAGGTGATGCTGGATAGGGATTTAGCAGAAATGTTCGGAGTGGATACAAAGGTTTTTAACCAAAGTGTGAAAAGAAATCTCGAACGATTTCCTAAAGATTTTATGTTTGCTTTGAATGAAAAAGAATGGAAAAACTTGAGGTCACAATTTGTGACCTCAAGTTGGGGCGGCGTAAGATACAAGCCTAATGTATTCACCGAACAGGGTGTAGCTATGTTATCCGGTATCTTAAGCAGTAAAACAGCAATTGAAGTGAATATCCGAATCATCCGGGTATTTACCAGGCTCCGGGAGTATGCATTAACACACAAAGAAATCTTATTACAACTTGCTAAACTGGAAAAGGAAGTAAAAGGTAACAGCAAAGACATTGAAAACATTTTTATGGTGCTGAAAGAGCTGGTAGAAAAACAAATCAAACCTGCAGTACCAAGGCAAAAGATAGGATTTAAGCAAAATGAGTAA
- a CDS encoding amidohydrolase family protein, with protein sequence MIGHNTIRRQVMGLDNRFTTAAEQLQMEKLIAKAMKDGAVGLSTGLIYLPGMYSNTDEVIGLAKETAKFYGIYASHIRNEENGVVGAINEAINIGRAANIPVQISHFKLSGPANWGRSGETLSLIQSARKEGYDVTIDQYPYTASSTNLGVRLPDWALAGGTDSLKKRINDPVLHQQMIDEMLTQLKRYKYKNYSFAVVANHAADSTLNGKSISEINILKGRKPKVKEEAETILDLMLAGGAQMVYHSMSEKDVQAFMKYPFNMVGADAGVSTGRGMPHPRTYGTNARVLGRYVREQQIISLEEAIRRMTSLAAQKFQLKDRGLIREGMAADIVVFNEAEVTDNATFENPHQFSKGFQFILVNGQLVIDEGKHTGTRSGRALFGPAYSVQ encoded by the coding sequence TTGATTGGTCATAATACCATCCGTCGCCAGGTAATGGGTTTGGATAACAGGTTTACAACTGCAGCAGAACAATTACAAATGGAGAAACTCATTGCCAAAGCAATGAAAGATGGTGCTGTTGGTCTTTCAACTGGACTTATTTATTTGCCCGGTATGTACAGTAATACAGATGAAGTAATTGGACTGGCAAAAGAAACTGCAAAGTTTTATGGCATTTACGCATCACATATCCGTAATGAAGAAAACGGAGTGGTGGGTGCTATTAACGAAGCTATCAATATTGGTAGGGCGGCAAATATCCCTGTACAGATTTCGCATTTTAAATTAAGCGGTCCTGCTAATTGGGGAAGATCAGGAGAAACTTTATCACTCATTCAATCTGCAAGAAAAGAAGGATATGATGTAACCATTGATCAGTATCCCTATACAGCCAGCAGCACGAACCTTGGTGTACGTTTACCCGACTGGGCATTGGCAGGTGGAACCGACTCGTTGAAAAAAAGAATCAACGATCCTGTTCTTCACCAGCAAATGATTGATGAAATGCTTACACAATTAAAAAGATACAAGTATAAAAATTACAGTTTTGCAGTAGTGGCCAATCATGCAGCTGACAGTACGTTGAATGGAAAAAGTATTTCAGAGATCAACATTCTTAAAGGAAGAAAACCAAAAGTAAAAGAAGAAGCTGAAACAATACTTGACCTGATGCTGGCAGGTGGTGCACAAATGGTATATCACAGCATGAGTGAAAAAGATGTACAGGCTTTTATGAAATATCCATTTAATATGGTTGGTGCCGATGCTGGTGTCAGCACAGGCAGAGGTATGCCGCACCCACGCACTTATGGAACCAATGCAAGAGTGCTTGGAAGATATGTGCGTGAACAGCAGATCATTTCACTGGAAGAAGCCATAAGAAGAATGACTTCTCTTGCTGCACAGAAATTTCAGTTGAAGGATCGTGGATTGATCAGGGAAGGAATGGCTGCTGATATTGTTGTGTTCAACGAAGCAGAAGTAACAGACAATGCTACATTCGAAAACCCTCACCAGTTTTCAAAAGGTTTCCAGTTTATACTGGTTAACGGGCAACTTGTAATTGATGAAGGGAAACATACGGGAACAAGAAGTGGCAGGGCATTGTTTGGGCCTGCTTATTCTGTTCAATGA
- a CDS encoding MGMT family protein, protein MKPKKSPQLLSVSKALPKAKPEPGKPKEYTFFEDVYDVVRQIPKGRVTSYGAIAVYLGTKLSARMVGWAMNGAGKVKPKVPAQRVVNRNGMLTGKMHFNTPTQMQELLEKYTGILKAASLNDQLQITIFMMVLLLLSPVIVVGRLMICINSLQGSIVYILLLMLLL, encoded by the coding sequence ATGAAGCCAAAAAAATCTCCCCAACTTCTTTCGGTGAGCAAAGCATTACCGAAGGCGAAGCCTGAACCGGGTAAACCAAAAGAGTATACTTTTTTTGAAGATGTGTATGATGTGGTGAGGCAAATTCCAAAAGGGCGTGTAACATCGTATGGTGCAATTGCCGTTTATCTCGGTACAAAATTATCTGCACGTATGGTTGGATGGGCCATGAATGGCGCAGGAAAAGTAAAACCAAAAGTTCCGGCACAGAGAGTCGTTAACCGCAATGGAATGCTTACCGGTAAAATGCATTTCAATACTCCCACACAAATGCAGGAGCTGCTGGAAAAATACACGGGCATATTGAAAGCGGCATCTTTGAACGACCAACTGCAGATAACTATATTTATGATGGTGTTACTACTGTTATCACCGGTAATTGTGGTGGGTCGGCTGATGATCTGCATCAATTCTTTACAAGGATCGATAGTATACATACTTCTATTAATGTTGCTTCTTTGA
- a CDS encoding FAD-dependent oxidoreductase: MPKVIILGGGVAGMSAAHELIERGFEVEVYDRHKVYAGGKARSVHIKEPAAENNEPLPGEHGFRFFPGFYKHVIDTMKRIPYKKSDGTEVMVSDNLTSTARVLLARNGKPSITTIVNFPHTLNDIKTLLNSMHADTGLTEEEKHFFAGKVWQLMTSCYERRANDYEKISWWDYLEADRFSDNYRALLVQGLTRTLVAANAKFASTKTGGDIFLQLIFNITNPHVHTDRVLNGPTNSVWIHPWYDYLTAKGVKYFRHYEVTGIEMTDRKISGAKILDKNTNNTITATGDYYLLAVPVEKAAALITKDMLAVDATLQGIIDLAPSVAWMNGVQYYLPEETTLVDGHTIYSDSPWAVTSISQLQFWKDYDIRTKGDGKIRTILSVDVSDWDTKGSNGLTAKECTHEQLKDEIWKQITDSLNVNGKQALPKETPALWHIDGDIKAIPGTGIRERNEEPLLVNTVNSWNLRPDAYTEISNLFLASDYVKTFTDLATMEGANEAARRAVNSIIDAAKVNAPMCEIWKLHEPDILAGFRKHDLKRYQEGLKWEMYEPWWLKIILKIVSFFKKLFGKKG; the protein is encoded by the coding sequence ATGCCCAAAGTAATAATACTTGGAGGTGGCGTGGCAGGTATGAGTGCCGCTCATGAACTGATTGAAAGAGGATTTGAAGTGGAAGTGTATGACAGGCATAAGGTATATGCCGGAGGCAAAGCAAGAAGTGTACATATTAAAGAGCCGGCAGCAGAAAATAATGAACCTTTACCGGGCGAACATGGCTTTCGTTTTTTTCCCGGTTTTTATAAGCATGTGATCGATACCATGAAACGTATTCCGTATAAAAAAAGCGACGGAACAGAGGTTATGGTTTCCGACAATCTTACTTCAACAGCAAGGGTTTTGCTTGCAAGGAATGGAAAGCCATCAATTACAACGATTGTGAATTTTCCGCATACATTGAATGATATCAAAACTTTGCTGAACTCCATGCATGCTGATACAGGGTTAACGGAAGAAGAGAAACATTTCTTTGCCGGGAAAGTATGGCAGCTGATGACTTCCTGTTATGAACGCAGAGCCAATGATTATGAAAAGATCAGCTGGTGGGATTACCTGGAAGCAGATCGTTTTTCAGATAATTACAGGGCATTACTGGTGCAGGGCTTAACCAGAACACTGGTTGCAGCCAATGCAAAATTTGCCAGTACTAAAACAGGCGGTGATATTTTTCTGCAACTCATTTTTAATATTACCAATCCGCATGTGCATACCGATCGTGTATTAAATGGCCCTACCAATTCAGTATGGATACACCCATGGTATGATTATCTAACTGCTAAGGGAGTAAAATACTTCAGGCACTATGAAGTAACAGGAATTGAAATGACGGATCGGAAAATATCCGGCGCTAAAATTTTAGATAAGAATACCAACAATACTATAACTGCTACGGGTGATTATTATCTGCTTGCAGTGCCGGTTGAAAAAGCAGCAGCATTAATTACAAAAGATATGCTTGCTGTTGATGCAACATTACAGGGCATTATTGATTTAGCACCAAGTGTTGCCTGGATGAACGGTGTTCAGTATTATTTACCGGAAGAAACAACTCTTGTTGATGGCCATACAATTTATTCTGATTCACCATGGGCTGTTACTTCTATTTCACAGTTACAGTTCTGGAAAGATTATGATATCAGGACAAAAGGAGATGGAAAGATTCGCACCATTTTATCAGTTGATGTTTCTGATTGGGATACGAAGGGATCAAACGGATTAACAGCAAAAGAATGCACACATGAACAGTTGAAAGATGAAATCTGGAAACAGATAACAGATAGCCTCAACGTAAATGGCAAACAGGCATTACCAAAGGAAACTCCGGCTTTGTGGCATATTGATGGAGATATCAAAGCAATTCCGGGAACGGGTATAAGAGAAAGAAACGAAGAGCCGCTGCTGGTAAATACAGTTAACTCATGGAATTTACGGCCGGATGCATATACTGAAATATCCAATCTTTTTCTGGCCTCTGATTATGTAAAAACATTTACTGACTTAGCCACAATGGAAGGTGCAAACGAAGCAGCACGCAGGGCAGTTAACTCAATTATTGATGCAGCGAAAGTGAATGCTCCGATGTGTGAAATCTGGAAGCTGCACGAGCCGGATATTCTTGCCGGTTTCAGAAAGCATGATCTCAAAAGATATCAGGAAGGATTAAAATGGGAAATGTATGAGCCCTGGTGGCTGAAAATCATTTTAAAGATTGTATCATTCTTTAAAAAATTATTTGGGAAAAAAGGGTAG
- a CDS encoding adenylate/guanylate cyclase domain-containing protein, which yields MPRKLSLTFFILNFIFIGAIVYFIVESAFIKSNAFQEQLEKEKAKTESLLLNILPSEIAIELKNSGWTKARGYASATVVFSDIIGFSSTARYLTPGKLVEELGLYFGAFDDIMEKYGLEKIKTIGDAYMFVGGIPTESNTHAHDAVRAALEMQKEVERIKSSGQISFPFTLRVGIHSGPIVAGVVGRKKFVYDVWGETVNMAARMEQKGEAGRVNISESTYYLVQNEFNCTPRGKISAKNVGDIEMYFVEEKKPVNPLL from the coding sequence ATGCCCAGGAAACTGAGTCTTACATTTTTTATTCTGAATTTTATTTTTATCGGTGCCATTGTTTACTTTATTGTTGAAAGCGCATTCATTAAATCAAATGCATTTCAGGAACAGTTAGAAAAAGAGAAAGCAAAAACAGAATCATTGCTGTTGAATATTCTTCCCAGTGAAATAGCAATAGAATTGAAAAACTCCGGCTGGACTAAAGCAAGAGGTTATGCATCGGCAACGGTTGTTTTTTCTGATATTATCGGGTTCTCTTCTACAGCCCGCTATCTTACTCCCGGTAAGCTGGTGGAAGAATTGGGTTTATACTTTGGAGCATTTGATGATATTATGGAGAAGTACGGGTTAGAAAAAATAAAAACAATCGGTGATGCGTATATGTTTGTTGGTGGCATCCCCACCGAATCAAATACACATGCACATGATGCAGTAAGGGCTGCGCTGGAAATGCAGAAAGAAGTGGAACGAATCAAGAGCAGCGGACAAATTTCTTTTCCATTTACACTCAGGGTGGGCATCCATTCAGGGCCAATTGTTGCAGGTGTGGTTGGAAGGAAAAAATTCGTGTATGATGTATGGGGTGAAACCGTAAATATGGCTGCACGTATGGAACAGAAAGGGGAAGCAGGGCGGGTGAATATTTCTGAATCAACATACTACCTTGTTCAGAATGAGTTTAACTGTACACCCAGGGGAAAAATTTCTGCAAAAAATGTTGGCGATATAGAAATGTATTTTGTGGAAGAGAAGAAACCGGTTAACCCCTTGCTGTAA
- a CDS encoding cyclic nucleotide-binding domain-containing protein yields MSSSTDKLLLFEKVLILKSLSLFNETPETILSELAPLLEEMEYEQGTPVFNEGDIGDSMYVIYKGEVKIHKGNSTLAVLKEKEVFGELSLLDSETRSASATCDTDCFLFKLDQDPFYELLEARPEIARGFIKILCQRLRLLNEKMVTARG; encoded by the coding sequence ATGAGCTCATCCACTGATAAACTATTATTGTTTGAAAAAGTATTGATCCTGAAATCGCTCAGTCTGTTCAATGAAACACCTGAAACGATTTTATCGGAGCTGGCTCCCTTGCTGGAAGAAATGGAATATGAACAGGGAACTCCTGTTTTTAATGAAGGAGATATTGGCGATTCAATGTATGTGATCTACAAAGGTGAAGTAAAAATTCATAAAGGGAATTCAACACTGGCTGTACTGAAAGAAAAAGAAGTGTTTGGTGAATTGTCGTTACTTGATTCAGAAACAAGATCGGCTTCTGCAACCTGCGATACAGATTGTTTCCTGTTTAAACTTGACCAGGATCCATTTTATGAACTGCTGGAAGCAAGACCTGAAATAGCCAGGGGATTTATTAAAATTCTTTGTCAGCGTTTACGTTTGCTGAACGAGAAAATGGTTACAGCAAGGGGTTAA
- a CDS encoding HD domain-containing protein → MTIETVQLISDKVLSELQTLLPENLCYHGVHHTIDVVKQSLAIAKRERITREEDLLLLQVSALYHDTGFLLTYKGHETESCKKVKRELPFFGFSEIHIKNICGMIEATRIPQKPCNLLEQIIADADLDYLGRNDFQKISKTLQAEFISYGIVGNQKAFEELQLRFFESHEYCTKSSQKLRGPVKSLHYEELKKSELLRL, encoded by the coding sequence ATGACCATTGAAACGGTTCAACTTATTTCTGATAAAGTATTGTCAGAATTACAAACATTGCTGCCTGAAAACCTATGCTACCATGGAGTTCATCATACAATTGATGTGGTAAAACAATCCCTTGCAATTGCAAAGCGGGAGAGAATCACCCGTGAAGAAGACCTGCTCCTTTTACAGGTTTCTGCACTTTATCATGACACTGGTTTTTTACTCACTTATAAAGGTCATGAAACAGAGAGCTGCAAAAAAGTAAAGCGGGAGCTTCCCTTTTTTGGTTTTTCTGAAATCCATATTAAAAATATATGTGGTATGATTGAAGCTACCAGGATTCCACAAAAGCCATGTAATTTACTGGAGCAGATTATAGCAGACGCCGACCTGGATTATCTGGGCAGAAATGATTTTCAAAAAATCAGCAAGACTTTACAGGCAGAATTTATATCTTATGGCATTGTAGGTAATCAAAAAGCTTTTGAAGAATTACAACTCCGTTTTTTTGAATCCCATGAATACTGTACAAAGTCTTCGCAAAAATTGAGAGGACCTGTTAAAAGCCTGCACTATGAAGAATTAAAGAAAAGCGAACTGCTGCGCCTTTAG
- a CDS encoding Lrp/AsnC ligand binding domain-containing protein yields the protein MPAKLNLDKLDLQIISEMMEDAQISYAELGKKLFVSGGTIHVRIKKLQEHGIVKGTKLNVDLKTLGYDITAFVGVYLEKSSLYDNVAKDLQNIPEIIRLNYTTGNYSMFIEVVCKDITQLRYVLHDALQKIKGIERTETFISLDESFNRNVQVVQNAS from the coding sequence ATGCCAGCTAAATTGAATCTTGACAAATTAGACCTTCAAATCATTTCTGAAATGATGGAAGATGCCCAGATTTCTTATGCCGAATTAGGCAAGAAGCTCTTTGTTTCTGGCGGAACAATCCACGTACGGATAAAAAAACTGCAGGAACATGGAATTGTAAAAGGAACAAAGTTAAATGTTGATCTTAAAACACTGGGGTATGATATTACGGCTTTTGTAGGCGTGTATCTTGAAAAGAGTTCATTGTACGATAATGTTGCCAAGGACCTTCAGAATATCCCGGAAATAATAAGGCTCAATTATACAACCGGCAACTACAGTATGTTTATTGAAGTGGTTTGTAAAGACATTACCCAGCTCCGTTACGTACTGCATGATGCATTACAGAAAATTAAGGGAATTGAGCGGACAGAAACATTTATTTCACTCGATGAAAGTTTTAACCGTAATGTGCAGGTAGTACAAAATGCATCCTGA